CTGCAACATCGGTTCATACCCGTTGTCGTAGGAGGCCATGCGGTCCAGCGCCCCGACTGCAATCTGCCCCAGCAAATCCCAGATGCTGCGACGGTACCGTGGGATTTCCTTGACCGTTTTCGGCGGCGCCTCCATGCCGGCCATGCCCGCGGCGATGTCGATGGCGTCCTGGTAGTCGCCCAAAACGTCGACCAAATCCAATTCGTACGCCTGCCGTCCCGTGAAAATCCGTCCGTCGGCAAATGTCCGAACTTCCTCTTCGTCGATGCCGCGTCCATCGGCGACCACTTCGACAAACTGGTCATAGGTGTCGTCGATGACCGATTGCAGCAGGGTCGAATCACCGGGATTCATCGAGCGCGTGAACGAACCCACGTCCTTGAATTCGCCGCTTTTGATCGTCTCGTAGCGGATGCCGATCTTGTCGAGGAGCCGTTCGGCGGTGGGATACTGGAAGATAACGCCGATCGAGCCGGTCAGGGTGCCGGGATTGGCGACCACCGTGTCGGCCGCCATCGCGACATACAGCCCGCCGGAGGCGGCGACAGAGCCCATCGAAACGACGACAATCTTGCCTTTGTCGCGCACGCGCAGGATTTCGTCGTAAATCTCCTGACTGGCCGCGACACCGCCGCCGGGCGAATCGACGCGCAACAGGATCGCCGGAGTCGACTTCTCATCGCCCCAGCGCCGCAGTTGGCGAACGACCGCTTCGGAGGATTGGATGGGGCCGATCAGCTCGACAATCGCGACGCGTTCACCGAACCCTCCGAATGCGAGGCCGTCGGCGTCGCCCGAGGAGAGACTCCACAACGAAATCACCGTGATCGCCAGGAACGCGACAAACGTTCCGGCAATGATGACCCCAATCATCCAGTCGCGGCGGCGTGTCATCCCTGACAGTATCCTGTGATCACAAGCCCTGCGGAATCAGAATGCGCTGCCCGACGATGATCCGGTTGGGATCGCGCAATGAGTTGACGCCGAGAAGCTGACGGATGGTGACGCCGAAGCGCGACGCGATGCGTCCCATCGTATCGCCGCGGCGAATCGTGTAGTAGAAGCTCGATCCGCTTTCGCCGCGTCCGGGAATCGTAATGGTTTCGCCCGCGATCAGGGCGGAATGCGCGCCCATGTTGTTGGCGCGACGGATCGCCGAGGTGGTGGTGCCGAATTGCTTGGCCAGCTTCCAGAGCGAGTCGCCGCGTTTGACCGTGTGGCGCTGTCCGGATGCGCCGACGCTCGACCGTGTCGTCTGTGCGGGCGGCCCCGGATCGGCCCCGGCGTTGTCGGCATAGGCCATCGGGACCGGGATGACGAGCGATTGCCCGACGACGATGCGATGGCGCGACGAGAGCTTGTTGGCGGACACGATGTCGCTGACGCCGACACCATAGCGGCGTCCCAATCCGCTGAGCGTCTCGCCGCGGCGGACGGTGTGTTGGACCCATGCCGTGCGCGTCGAGGCCTGCAGATCCTTATAAGCCGCTGCAAATGCGTCACCCGTGCCCTTGGGAACACGCAGCCGATAAGGCTTGATGTCGGGTGGTGTCACCGAACGGCGCAACTCCGGATTCAATTCGACAAGGATGGCTAACGAGCAACCGATCGCACCGGCGACGTCCTTCAGTTCCAGCGCCTTATTAGTTGCCACCCAGTCGAATGCGATCGGCGCATCGGGCTCGATGTGGAAGCCGTACCGTTCCGGTTCCCTGGCAATCTTGAGCGCGGCCATGAACAGGGGAACGTAGTTGCGCGTCTGGCTGTGCAGTTTGAGCTTCCAATAATCGGACGTTTTCTGACGTTTGATCTGACGGCCGACACGGCCTTCGCCGCCGTTGTACGACGCCAGCGCCAGATTCCAGTCGCCGAACATTCCGTAGAGCTCCTTGAGGTACTGGCAGGCGGCGTGCGTTGATTTTTCGAAGTCACGGCGTTCGTCGTACCACCACGTGCGATTCAGCCCGTAACGGCGCCCGGTCGAGGCGATAAACTGCCACGGACCGGCGGCGTGGGCGTAGGAGTATGCCGCGTTGTTGAATCCCGACTCGACCAGGGGCAGATACGCGATGTCGGTCGGCAGGCCGTAGGAGGCCACGATCTCCTTCATCATCGGCAGGTAGCGCCCCGCGCGCGTGAGAAACTTTTCCAATGGTTCGCGGGCGACTGTTTGGTAGTAGACGATGCAATTGCGAACCTTGCCGTTGACCTCGATGGGATAGTTGTACTCGACCACTTCGGGTTCCGGGGGCGCTTCGAGACCCGGGGCGGTCTTGATTTCCTTGTTTTCGTCGTAGAGCAGCAGCACCGCGCTGCTGGTCGCCTCCGGGTCGAGGACG
This genomic interval from Candidatus Zixiibacteriota bacterium contains the following:
- the sppA gene encoding signal peptide peptidase SppA, yielding MTRRRDWMIGVIIAGTFVAFLAITVISLWSLSSGDADGLAFGGFGERVAIVELIGPIQSSEAVVRQLRRWGDEKSTPAILLRVDSPGGGVAASQEIYDEILRVRDKGKIVVVSMGSVAASGGLYVAMAADTVVANPGTLTGSIGVIFQYPTAERLLDKIGIRYETIKSGEFKDVGSFTRSMNPGDSTLLQSVIDDTYDQFVEVVADGRGIDEEEVRTFADGRIFTGRQAYELDLVDVLGDYQDAIDIAAGMAGMEAPPKTVKEIPRYRRSIWDLLGQIAVGALDRMASYDNGYEPMLQYRFR
- a CDS encoding LysM peptidoglycan-binding domain-containing protein gives rise to the protein MKRTNMLIRTTSALVAFILLAGCQSSRRHLDATAQDSARPDWTAQQAAYSSEDAPKSTESLLDAEAIDPDSAPHGTDPAMAEAEALYGNAVAANIDGRWHDAQVAFEQALAILGEVEIHSAADSADAEKLLHEIAEDYQTTLKALGVLDPEATSSAVLLLYDENKEIKTAPGLEAPPEPEVVEYNYPIEVNGKVRNCIVYYQTVAREPLEKFLTRAGRYLPMMKEIVASYGLPTDIAYLPLVESGFNNAAYSYAHAAGPWQFIASTGRRYGLNRTWWYDERRDFEKSTHAACQYLKELYGMFGDWNLALASYNGGEGRVGRQIKRQKTSDYWKLKLHSQTRNYVPLFMAALKIAREPERYGFHIEPDAPIAFDWVATNKALELKDVAGAIGCSLAILVELNPELRRSVTPPDIKPYRLRVPKGTGDAFAAAYKDLQASTRTAWVQHTVRRGETLSGLGRRYGVGVSDIVSANKLSSRHRIVVGQSLVIPVPMAYADNAGADPGPPAQTTRSSVGASGQRHTVKRGDSLWKLAKQFGTTTSAIRRANNMGAHSALIAGETITIPGRGESGSSFYYTIRRGDTMGRIASRFGVTIRQLLGVNSLRDPNRIIVGQRILIPQGL